AGTCCTTCATCCAGACCGATGCCGCCATCAACCGGGGCAACTCGGGCGGTCCCCTCCTCAACCTCCACGGTCAGGTCATCGGCATCAATACGGCCATCAACCCCGCCGGCCAGAACATCGGCTTCGCCGTGCCCATCAACATGGTGAAGCGCATCATCAAGGATCTCCGGGCCGGGCGTCCCGTGAGCCGCGGCTACCTCGGAGTCACCCCCCAGGAGCTGGATTCCAAGTTCCAGGAGAGCCTGGGTGTCCGCGAAGGTGTGGTCATCGTGGACGTACAAAGGGGCCAGGCAGCCGACAAGGCCGGGGTCCAGAGCCTCGATGTGATCACCTCGGTGGACGGCCAGAAGGTCAAGAGCCCGGATGAACTCATCGCCGCCATCTCCGGGCGCCGCGCCGGTGACACCATCAAGCTCGGCCTGATCCGCGACCGGAAGGCTCTGGAGGCCACGGTGCTGCTCGGTGACCGCAAGACCATCGCCAAGCAGAGCGATGAGGACGACGATTCCGACGATGCCACCCCCCAGCGCAGTGAAGAGGGCGAGAAGAGCCTGAATCTCGAGAAGGAGTATGGCTTCAAGGTCGAGGCCCTCTCCCCCGCCAACCGCCACCGCTTCGGCGTTGACGAGGATCGCAACGGCGTGGTCGTCACCTACGTGGACCCCCGCTCCCCGGCCGCGGATCTGCGGGACAGGGGCTTCGGAGCCGGCATCGTGATCACCGCTGTCCGCAAGCAGAAGGTGGAGAGCATCAAGGGCTTCCTCGACGAGGTCCGCAAGGCCGATGGCAAACCCCTGCTCCTGACCCTTCGCAGCCCCAGAGGGGCCGGTCAGACAGTGGTGGCGGTGGGACACAAGTAGTCCACCCCCGCTGGAACGGAGACCGCCGGGAGCTTCCGGCGGTTTTCTTTTTCCTTCCCGGGCTCCGGACGGGGGCCTTCGTTATAGACTGGGTCATCTACCAAGGATCAATCATGGGTCAGCGCCTCCTCGTCGTCGACAATGACAAAGCCTTCCTGGATGAGCACCGGACCGCCCTGGAAGCCGCCTTCGAAGTCGAGTTCATGTCCTCCACGGAGGGCGCCATGCCCCGACTGGAGCTGGGGGGCATCTGCACGGTCCTCATCTGTGTAGAAGTCACCGAGAACAAGGGCTACGCCCTCTGCTCCGCCATCCGGCGTACACCGGCCCTCCAGGACCTCAAGGTGGTCCTCATCAGCGCCAAAGCGACTGAAGAGGAATATTCCCGCCACCAGAGCCTCAAGGGGCGGGCTGATCTCTACCTCCACAAACCCATGGAGCCCGGTGCCCTGGTGGCCAGCCTGAGCCCCCTCGTCCCCCCCCGCAGCACCCCCCCCGAGGACTTCCTGAGCGAGCTGGACGGGACCGATCTCGGCGAGGAGTGGCTGGAGAGCCTGAAGTCCGAGCTGGAGGTGGACTTCGAACCCCTGCCTCCCACCGATGCGGGCACCACCCGGGTCCTGCCCCCGGCGGAGCTTGAGCATCGCGTAGCCGAACTGGAGGACATGCTGGCCACCCGCACTCGGGAGCTCGAGAGCCTCAGCAGCCGCCTGGGGGACCTGGACCGCCTCCAGTCCCTCGAAGGCGCCCACAGCGCCGCCGAGGCGGAGCTGACAAGGGTCCGGGAGAGTCTGGCCCTCAGCCAGGAGCGGATCCAGGAACTCGAGTGCCGCGATGCGGGCACCAGCTCGGAGGAGACCGACCGCCAGATCAGGCTGCTGAAGCAGGATGTGGCCGGACTCGAGGGCACCCTGAGGGGACAGCGGCGGGAGCTGGCCGAGCAGGGCATCCGGCTCCAGGATCTGGAGGCCGAGAGCCAGGATCTCAAAGCCCGCACGGAGACCGCTGAGCAGCGTTCCAACGAGCTGGAGTCCCAACTGGCGGAAGCCCGCCAGGAGAGTGGGGACCTCAAGGCCGAGCTTGAGCAGACACGACGGCAACTGGAGGAGAAGAGCTCCCTGCTGACCCAGACGGAATCCCGGGCGGATGAGTTGGAAGTCCGCGGCGTCGAACTGCAGGCAAAACTGGAGGAGACCGAGGCCGAGCGGCGGGTCTGCGCAGGCGACCTGGAAACCTCCCAGGGGCGCCTTTCCCAGACGGAGACTGAGCTGGCGGAGAAGTCCACCCTGGTCCTGCGGCTGGAACAGGAGTTGGCGGCCATGAGCGAGCAGTTCGAGGCCGCCAGGAGCGTCCGGGACCGGCAGGCCGAAGAGCTGAGCGCCTTGCAGCAGCAGCTGGAGGAGGCCTGGGCAACCCGGGACCGGCTGAGCAGCGAAGGGGACACCCTGCGCAGCGAGCTTGAGAAGAGCCGGGCCGAGGCCCAGTCCAGCCAGGCGCTCCTCGAACAGGCTGCTGCCGAGCGGGACCGGTTTCAGGCCGATCATAAGGCCCTGGAAGAGCGACTCGCCCAGGAGGGCAGGGACCATGAAGCCCAGCGCACTGAGCTGCTGGCGGGCATCGACGAGCGGGAAAGCGCCCTGATGGACCTGCGGGTACAGCTCAGCACCCTTGAAACCCGCAGCGCAGCGCTGGAGAGCGAGAAGCGGGAACTGGAGGGGCACCTCAACGAACGCAGTGCCCGGCTGGACTCCCTGACGGGGGTCATCTCGGATCTTGAAGCCGGAATCCGCCGCGCCTCGGACCTGACACGACCCTTCTGATGCATCCGCTCGTCCTGTTCGCGACGCTCCTCCTGATCCTCGCGACCGCCTTCTTCGTCCTCGCTGAGTTCGCCGCCGTCCGGGTCCGCTCAACCCAGCTGGAGGCGCTCCTCCCCGATGAGCCCCGGGCCCATGCCGCCCTGGATGTCCACCACCATCTGGATCTCCATCTCTCCAGCATCCAGGTGGCCATCACCCTCCTGACCATCACCCTGGGAGCCACCGGCGAAGACATCTTCGTCGAGGGCTTCCGCCGCCTCTTCCACCGCCTCCCCTGGCCCCATCTGGGTCTGGTGCTGGGCTCGGTCCTCGGGTTGGTGGTCATCACCGTAATCCAGGTGGTCCTGGCGGAGCTGCTGCCCAGGAGCTTTGCTCTCAGGGCCACCACCGCCTGGGCCCTCCGCACGGCCCGGCCCCTGCTCTTCTGGTCCAGGCTCATCCGGCCCCTCACCTGGGTGCTGGTGCACCTCACCCATGCCACCGAGCGGCTCCTGGGCATCACTCCAGAGGAAACCCGGGTGGAGGAGCATGCCCCCACGGAGGAGGAGTTCAAGCACCTCCTCATCAAGAGCCAAGCTCAGGGCAACTTGGAGCTCACCCGCAAGGAACTCATCGAGAACGTCTTCAGCTTCTCCAAGCGGAGCATCAAGGAGGTGGCCATCCCCCGGGCGCGGGTGGTCCACTTCGACCTCAGGCGCCCCCGGGAGGAGAACCTGCAGTTGGCACGGCGCTCCCCCCACACCCGCATCCCCCTGGTGGACGGGGACCTGGACCATGTGGTCGGCGTCATCCACCTCAAGGAGCTGCTCTGGGCCCTGCATGAGCAGGGGGAGGATCTGGATCTGCAGACCCTGGCCCGCCCAGCCTTCTTCGTGCCGGAGATGCGCCTGATCCAGGATCTGCTCCTGGACTTCCAGAAGGAAAAGCAGCACTTGGCCCTGGTGGTCAACGAACACGGGGGGATCGATGGCATCGTGACCCTGGAGGATGTCCTGGAGGAGCTGGTGGGCGAGATCCAGGACGAGTTCGACCGGGAGGTCATCAACCTCCGTCGGACCCGGAGTGGCACCTGGCTCGCCCAGGGGCATGTCACCCTGGAGCAGCTGGAGGACCACCTGGGCCTCAGCATTGAAGTCGAGGCCGGCAGCGTGAGCCTGGGCGGCTACTTCCAGGAGGAGCTGGGCCGGATCCTGAAGGTCGGTGACGAGCTCAAGGTGCAGGGCTGGCGGATCCGGGTGCTGGAGATGCGGGGCATGGCCCCCCGCAAGTTCCTCCTGCGCCCTCCCCTTCCACCGGAAGCAGCCGGTGAGGAGGCATGAGACCCCTGAATGCCTTCATCCTGGCGGCGGGTCTGGGCACCCGCATGGGACCCCTCTCCCAGGTACTCCCCAAGCCTGCCTGGCCCCTGGGGGGGCGCCCCCTGGTCCTCTGGGGGGCGGAAGCCCTCCAGCGGGAGGGTTTCACCCGGGTCGGCTGCAATGTCCACCACTTGTCTGGCCTGCTGGAGGCGGCGGTGGGCGGAGCCATAGAGGTCTTCCGGGAGCCGGAGCTCCTGGGCAGTGCCGGTGGGCTCACCCATGCCAGGGACCGGGCGACGGATCCTCTGGCTGTGTGGAACGGGGACGCCATCGCGGAAGTCCCCTGGCGGATGTTCCACGCGGAACATCTCCGCCTGGGGGCACAGCTCAGCTGGCTGCTGGTGCCCCATGACGGAGGCCCCTGGAATCCGGTCTGGCTGGATGGAGAGGGTCGCCTGCTGCCCCCCGGGACGCCGGGCCCCCAGGGTCCCTTCCACTTCACCGGGGCCAGTCTTTGGGGACGGGAGGCCCTCTCCCTCCTGCCCGGGGGACCTGCAGACACCAAAGCCCACATCCTGCCCCGCCTGACCCGCCACCTGGGCATTGTCGTGGAACCCTTCCCCTGGCTGGAGGTCGGCACCCCCGACCAGCTCATCGCCGCGGCGGCCCTCCTGGCCCCCCAGGCCGAGGGGCGGTTGCCCGGGTGCTACCTCCACCCCGGCAGCGAAGGCGGCCCCGGCCTCAAGCGCTGCATCCTGGGACCCGGCGTACACCTGGCCCCCGGCTTTGAGGACCGGGATGCCTTCTGGGCGCTGACTGTAGAGGGTCTTCAACGCGCCGAGCTACCTTTGCCCGGGCAGCCCGCCTAAACTGTCCCCATGGACGCGAGACTGCAGGAGGCCCTTGAACGCTGGGATTGCCGCGAGCCGGAGGCCCTCTCCGGGGACGCCGGGGCACGCCGCTACTTCCGGGTGCGCCACCCCCACCTCGGGACAGCCCTGCTGGTGCTCTACCCCCCGGCACCCCTCCCCGGGCAGGGGGATGACCCCTACTTCGACTACCGGGCCCTGCAGGCCTATCTGGACCCCGTGATCCGGGTCGCCACCATCATCCAGTACCACGACGAAAGCCGGACCATGCTCATGGAGGATCTCGGCGACGAGACCCTGGAGCGGAGACTGACCCGCCACCCGGAAGAGGAGCGCCGCTGGGTCGAGATCGTGGCCCTCCAGCTCAGCTCCTGGGTGGGACTCCTCACCGCGGGCGCCCCCTCCAGGGCCTTCTTCATGCTGCGCGCCTTCGATGATGCCAAGCTCAGCTTCGAGTGGGAGTACTGCCGCACCAACTTCTTCCAGGACTTCCTCCAGAAGGATCCACCCCGCTGGCTGGACCGCCTCATGGAGGACGTCCAGGCGCGGCTAGTGCCCCAGGCGAGTTACCTGGCCCACCGGGACTTCCATGTCCGGAACCTGATGGTCCAGGGGGACCGGCTCATCACCCTGGACTTCCAGGATGCCCGCAAGGGGGCCGCCACCTATGATCTGGCCTCCATCCTCTTCGACGGCTACTGGGACTGGTCTGCCGAGACCAGGGACATCCTGGTCGGACGCGTCCGGGAGGAACTGGGCTGGTCCGACTCCGAACTCTGGGAGGAGCTGAACCTCAGTGCCCTCCAGCGGAACTTCAAGGCCCTAGGGACCTTCGGACACCAGATCATCCACAGGCGGAAGGCCCACTTCGCCCCGGCCATCCCGAGGACCCTCCGCCACATCCTGGGGCACTTCCAGCGCCTCCACCACGGAGAGGGCGTCCTCCAGACTGAGAATTGGCTGCGGATCGCCGAACGGCGGCTGATGGAACGCTGAGACAAGGCCTCAGTGCGGTTCACCCATGGCCCTGACCCGCTCGGCCAGGATCCTGGCTCGCGGATCCCGGCCCAGGTGCCGCCCCAGGAAGTCGACCGGCTCCCGGGCGTCGCTCGGCAGCTCCGGGCAGTCCAGCAGGACCGCCACATCAGGCTCGGCCAGACCGGAGCGTCCATGGGCCACCAGGAAAGCCGCCCGCCCGGCCCGGAGGATGAGTCCGGTCGCTTCCGCCTCGTGCAGGAGCCCGGCGAGCTCATCTCCCGGGTCTTCGCCCTCGGCGCCTTCGTGGGACTCGGGCACTCTGCCCAGCCGCTCCAGCAGGGATGCCTCCAAGGCGAGCTGTTCCCGGAAGGTCTCCTCGATCCAGTACAGGTTGGCCCGGAAATGCCCATGTCGGCGCCAGAGGATGTCTACCTTGAAGCGGAGCTGCGCGATGCGCTTCCTGTCCTCGTCTGTCCAGTCGTGCATGGACATGTCATGGAACTCCAAGGTCCTGGGGCGCAGGGTCTGAAGGTAGGCCGTGAGCCCATGGCGCCCCGTCCGCCCAAAGTAGATGTTCCCCGCAGGCAGTTCCACCAGGGCGTAGGGGAAGTCCTCCAAGCCCATGCCGGTCCTGGAGTCCTGCAGAGAGAAGGCCTCCCCGTACCGACCTCCCAGGCTCCCGAAGACTTCATCCAGACGCCAGGCTTCCTCAGGCACCGGGTGGGACATGCGCACAAACCGGGTATAGCCCTCCGCATCCGTCACACCAAAGAGGACGCCCTGGCTGAGCCCCCGGATCCGATCCCCGGAGCGGCTTGAGAAGAGCCGGTAGGGGGTACGGGGTGTCATCCGGAACTGGTACCCGAAGGGTCCCACCCCGACCTCAGGGGAGCGGCGATGGTTTTCCGGATGGAAGGGCTTGTGCGAAGGGGCCGGAAGCGCGGGGAATCGCCCCGACCACCGCGGGGCCTCCCTCAAAGGCGGAAGCACCCTTCCCGTCAGACAGCTGAGGACAGGGGCCTCCCCCGCCGGAAGGGGACGGGCCACCAGCGCCACCCAGAGGACCCCCAGCAACACCAAACCGCAAGCCCGGGCGCGGGGTCCCCTGCACTGAGAGGTCAGCCAGCCTCCCTTCACTCGTGCCGGTGGCTCCAGGCCACCGTGTCCTGGCGCCACTCCGAGAGGGAGGCGGCATCGGCGGGATCGATCTGGCCCAGGGCCTGGGCTCTGCGGGAGAGGTCATCGAAGGTGGCCAACACCCGCAGGGGAACGCCAGCTCCCAGGAAAGTGGCGTCCGCCTGGGGCAGCCCATAGCTGAAGAGGGCCAGGACTTCCAGCACTTCCGCCTCTTCGTGACGCAGGGCCTCCACGCACTTCACGCTGCTCCCACCGGTGCTGATGAGGTCCTCGATAAGGACCACCTTGTGTCCGTCGGCGTGGGGCCCCTCCACCTGCCGCCCCATGCCGTGCTTCTTGGGTTCAGGCCGGACGTAGGCCAGGGGCAGCTCCAGGCGGTCCGCCACCAGAGAGGCCCAGGGGATGCCTGCGGTGCTGGTGCCCGCGATGAGGGTGGGAGCCTTCTCGGCAGCTCGGGCGGCCAGTGCATCGGCGATGGCGGTACGCAACCCGGGGAAGCCCAGAAGCTGCCGGTTGTCGCAGTAGATGGGGGACTTGAGCCCGCTGGCCCAGGTGAAGGGGCTCTTGGGGGAGAGGCGCACCGCCCCCGCCTCGAGAAGTCCGGCAGCCAGATCCAGGTTCGTCATGGTCTCTCCATCCATACCGGTCCATTGTAGGGCCTGCTGCGATCACCCGCGCCAGGGGGCCTCGGGCCTCTACTGGTATATTGGAGGGTTCGAGGTCCGCGCCTCTGCGGACCTCTCCATGTCCCGGAATCCCCCATGCCCTGCATCCGCCGCCTGTTTGTCGAGAAGAAGCCCGAGTTCGCCGTGGAGGCCCGTCACATCCTCCACGATCTGCGGGACAACCTGGGGGTCGCCGCCCTCCAGGGTCTGCGCCTGGTGGTCCGCTACGACATCGAGGGGCTGGAGCCCCAGGTCCTCGACGCCGCCCGGTGGACGGTCTTCGCCGAGCCCCCGCTGGATGAGGTCTTCGAGGAGGCCCTACCGGTGGACGCAGATGAGCAGGCCCTGGCGGTCGAGTATCTGCCCGGGCAGTACGACCAGCGGGCGGACAGCGCGGCCCAGTGCCTCCAGCTCCTCGCCCACGGCGCCCGGCCCAAGGTGGCCTGTGCCCGCGTCTACGTCATGAAGGGGGCTCTCTCGGCGGAGGACATCGCCCGGATTCGCAGCTACCTGGTGAACCCCGTGGACAGCCGGGAGGCCTCCCCCGCCAAGCCCACCACCCTGAGTCCCGCCCTTCCCGAGCCGGAGGCCGTCAAGGTCATGATGGGCTTCAACGGCGCAGACGACGCCCTGCTCCAGGAACTCCAGGGCCAGTTGGGCATGGCCATGACCCTGGCGGACCTGCGACACACCCAGGCCCACTTCCGGGATGAAGAGCACCGCGAGCCCACCGAGACCGAGCTGCGCCTCCTCGACACCTACTGGTCCGATCATTGCCGCCACACCACCTTCCTGACCAGGCTGGAGGGCGTCACCATCGAGGATGGTCCCTTCTCCGGCCCCATCGCCAAGGCTTTCGTGGGCTACCGCAACCTTCGCCGGGAAGTCCTGGCGGAGCGCGCTGCCGAGAAGGACGAGTGCCTGATGGACATCGCACTCCTGCCCATGCGGGCGCTGCGCCAGGCCGGCAAGCTGGAGGATCAGGAGCAGACCAGCGAGATCAACGCCTGTTCGGTGATCGTGGACATCGACACCACCGCCGCCCCGGCCGGGCATGAGGAGTGGCTCCTCATGTTCAAGAACGAGACCCACAACCACCCCACCGAGATCGAGCCCTTCGGCGGGGCCGCCACCTGCCTGGGCGGCGCCATCCGGGATCCCCTCTCCGGCCGGGCCTACGTCTACCACTCCATGCGCGTCACCGGAAGCGGTGACCCCCGCACCCCCATCGCGGAGACCCTGTCCGGCAAGCTCCCCCAGCGCAAGATCACTACCGAGGCTGCCGCGGGCTTCGCCTCCTACGGCAACCAGATCGGCCTCTGCACCGGCCAGGTCCGGGAGTACTACGACCCCGGCTACGTGGCCAAGCGCATGGAGATCGGCGCCGTGGTGGCCGCGGTGCCCCGGGCCCAGGTGCGCCGCGAGGAGCCCGTCCCCGGCGACCAGATCATCCTGGTGGGCGGGCGCACCGGTCGTGATGGCATCGGCGGGGCCACCGGCAGCTCCAAGACCCACACCGAGGAGAGCATCGAGACCTGCGGTGCCGAGGTCCAGAAGGGCGACGCCCCCATGGAGCGCAAGCTGCAGCGCCTCTTCCGCCGCCCCGAGTTCTCCCGCCTGGTGAAGAAGTGCAACGACTTCGGCGCGGGAGGCGTCTCGGTGGCCATCGGCGAGCTGGCGGATGGCCTCGCCATCAATCTGGATGTGGTCCCCAAGAAGTACGAAGGTCTCAACGGCACAGAACTCGCCATCGCCGAAAGCCAGGAGCGCATGGCTCTGGTGGTCTCCCCCGCCGAGGTGGCCCGGGTGCTGGAGCTGGCCCGGGAGGAGAACCTGGAGGCCGTCGTGGTTGCCCAGGTCACCGAGGAACGGCGTCTGCGCATGAGCTGGCGCGGTCAGGTCATCGCCGACCTCTCCCGAGACTTCCTTGACACCAACGGCGCCCCGCAGCAGACCCGGGCCCGGGTCTCGGCCCCCACCGCCGCCACCCCCTTCGGCACCCCCAAGGTGGGGACCCAGGACCTGGCCGGCCGCTGGAAGGCCGCCCTGCAGTCCCTGGATACCTGTTCACAGCGGGGCCTCGTGGAGAAGTTCGACAGCACCATCGGAGCCGCCTCTGTCCTGGTGCCCTTTGGCGGTGCCACCCGCCGGACCCCTGCCGAGGCCATGGTGGCCAAGTTCCCCGTGCTGGGCGGCGAAACCCGCAGCGCCAGCGCCATGAGCCACGGCTTCATCCCCGGGATCGCCAAGTGGAGCCCCTTCCACGGGGCCGTCTGGGCCCATGTCCTGGCCGCCGCCCGACTGGTGGCGGTGGGCGCTGACCCCAGCCGCCTGCGCTACACCCTCCAGGAATACTTCGGCAAGCCCGGTAGCGATCCCCTCCGCTGGGGTGCCCCCCTGGCGGCCCTCCTCGGCGCTCTCGAGGCCGAGCTGGCTCTGGGGACCCCCGCCATCGGCGGCAAAGACAGCATGTCAGGCACCTTCAAGGATCTGGATGTTCCCCCCACCCTGGTGGCCTTCGCCGTGGATGTGGTCAAGGCCGACCAGGTCATCAGCCCCGAGTTCAAGGGTGCCGACCACGATGTGGTGCTGCTGGAGCTGCCCCGCACCGCCGAGGAGCTCCCCGACTGGGCCGCCCTGAAGACCCTCTACGGCCGCCTGGGCCAGCTCATCCGCGAGGGACGCATCCTCTCGGCCAAGGTCCTGGACATGGAGGGCCTCGCCCCGGCTTTGTCGGTCATGGCCTTCGGCAATGCCCTGGGACTGGACCTTGACGGGGAGAGGGAGGCCGCCTTCTGGTTCGCCCCCCAACCCGGTGCCTTCGTGGTGGAGCTGCCCTCCAGCGAGCGGCCGGACCTCCTCTTCAGCGGGCTCGACTGGGCCCTGCTGGGGCGCACCATCACCGAGCCCGTCATCCGCCTGGACGAGACCATCCTGGAACTCCCCGGCCTTCAGGCCGCCTGGGAGGCACCCCTGGAGCCCATCTTCCCCACCACCGAGGTCGGAGAGGCCCCGGCGGCCCTTCCCCCCTTCCAGCCCGTGGCCGCCACGGAGCGCAAGGCACCCGCCATCCGGATGTCCCGCCCCCGGGTGGTCGTCACCGCCTTCCCCGGCTCCAACTGCGAATATGACTGCGCCCAGGCCTTCGAGAGGGCCGGGGCCATCGCTGAGACGGTGGTCTTCCGCAACCTGGACCCCCAGGCGGTGGAGGAGAGCCTTGAGGCCATGGCTCAGGCCATCTCCCGCTCCCAGATCATCATGGTCCCCGGCGGTTTCAGCGCCGGGGACGAGCCCGAGGGCTCGGGCAAGTTCATCGCCGCCGCCTACCGGAACGCCAGGGTGAAGGATGCCGTCCACGAGCTCCTGCACCACCGGGACGGCCTGATGCTGGGCATCTGCAACGGCTTCCAGGCCCTCATCAAGCTGGGCCTGGTGCCCTACGGCGAGATCCGCGAACAGTCCCCGGACTGCCCCACCCTCACCTTCAACAACCTGCGCTACACCAGCCGCATGGCTACCACCCGCGTGGTCAGCAACCGCAGCCCCTGGTTCAGCCGCCTGAGCCCCGGGGACCGGCACGTGGTGGCCATCGCCCACGGAGAGGGGCGCATCGTGGGGCCGGATGCCACCCTGCGCCGCCTCCTCGCGGAGGGACAGGTGGCCACCCAGTACGTGGACCTGGCGGGCCAGCCCACTCTGGACCTGGACTTCAACCCCAATGGCAGTGCCTTCGCCATCGAAGGCCTCACCAGCCCGGATGGGCGGGTGCTGGGCAAGATGGCCCATGCAGAGCGCGTGACCTCCAACGTCTGGCGCAACGTACCCGGCGAGAAGGACATGCAGCTCTTCCAGGCGGGCGTGGCCTACTTCGCCTGAGGCCGGATTCTGCATTTACTCCCGGCGCAGAGCCATCCCGTTCATCCCCTTCATCCAGGCTTGAAATGCACTTTATTCAGCCAAGATGAAGAGGATGAACAGGATGAATGCACGCCATAGGCGATGATGGACTCGCGATCCAGGCGCACGGGAAACTCAGAGCCCAGTTCGCCTTGCGTACCAAACGGTTCCCGATGAATGTCAGCCGCCTGGGCTTTACTCCGGGCCTTGCCCAGGCCTCAGATGACTCAATTGCAGACTTCGGGCTGAGCCCGGAATCTGCATCGGTATCACGACCTTGGGATCGCCTCAGGCCTCTCTGGATTTGCGGAAGGCCTCCATGGCCTCGATGGCGAGAGCGTACTCGTCCTTGAGACGCTGGACCATGGAGGCGGTGCTGCCATTCAGGTTCTCGGTGCGGGCCGAGGCTTCGATGGCAGCCGCGGCGGCCCGGAGGCGGACGGCCCCCATGGTGCTGGCGGCCCCCTTGATGGCATGGGCCACATCCGCCAGTTCCTGGGCATTGGCAGCGTCGAGCAGGGGACTGAGGACCTCGATCCGGGACGGGGTGTCCTCCTTGAAGAGCTCCAGCATCTCCAGGAAGAGCCCCAGGTTGCCATCATCCAGAGTCAGGAGCTGTTCGAGGGTGTTGGAGTCCAGGATGGGGGAATCGGAATGGGACATGGAGTTCTCCAGAGCTACGGTCGCTTGTCGGCGCGGGTCAGCATGGCCTTGAACCTGCCCAGTAGGCCACTCATTCCGGACTCCGGGACCTCCTCCGGAAGAGCAGTGAGCGCTGGGACCGGTGAGGCGGGATCCAGTTCAAGGGCCTTCCGATAGCAGACCTGGGCATTGGCCCTGAAGCCCTTGCGGTCGTACAGGTCCCCCATGAGCCGCCAGGGTTCGGCGGAGCGAGGTCGCAGCCGGGCGGCGTTCTGGAAGGCCTCAATGGCCCGGCTGGACCAAGCGGGATTCCCGAGGCGGAGCTTCCCAAGAGCCAGCCATGGGTCGTAGGCCTGAGGCGAGTCGGGATCCAGCTGCAGGGAGCCCTCCAGGGCCTTGAGCGCCTCGCCGTAACGCTCGGAGGCCAGAAGGTGGCGGCCGGTGAGGAAGAGCCGACGAGCCCTGGCGAGGGAATCCTCCCCGGGCTCGGCAGGAGGCTCCTCCAGCTCGATGGCCGGAGCCTCCACCTCCACCGGGGCCGCGGCCTCAGAGGCCTGGGCCACGGGCCGGACCGGCTCTTCGAGTCGGAGTTCGGGCACGGTGGGGGGGGTCGGAGGCATGGAGTGCGGCAGATCCGGAGCCACGCGAAAGGGCTCCGGAACAGGGGTCGGGGGGGCCAAGGGCATGGAGCCTTCGACCAGGCGCAAGGCGCCGATAGCCCAGAGGGAGGCCAGAAAGCGGGCGGCCTCCTGCTCCCCGAAGCTCCCCAGACTCATGAAGGTGCTGAAGCCCAGCGGCTCCGCCCCCAGACAGGAGAGCGTGAAGGCCATCTGGGGCGTGAAGGGGAGGTCGGAGAAATCCTGGAGGATGCCGGGGACGGCCTCCCATCGCCACTGCTCTTCGGCCCTCAGAGCCCCGACCAGATCCGCCAGATGGGAGGCCTCCTGGAAGTGCCCCCAGACGAAGTGGCGGTGATCGAGCCTGAACTTCAGGTCCTGGCTCAGCTCCCGGCTCACGGGCCTCGGCATCCACTCGCAACGGATGACCGGGTGCTCCAGGGCATGGAC
The sequence above is drawn from the uncultured Holophaga sp. genome and encodes:
- a CDS encoding phosphoribosylformylglycinamidine synthase; this translates as MPCIRRLFVEKKPEFAVEARHILHDLRDNLGVAALQGLRLVVRYDIEGLEPQVLDAARWTVFAEPPLDEVFEEALPVDADEQALAVEYLPGQYDQRADSAAQCLQLLAHGARPKVACARVYVMKGALSAEDIARIRSYLVNPVDSREASPAKPTTLSPALPEPEAVKVMMGFNGADDALLQELQGQLGMAMTLADLRHTQAHFRDEEHREPTETELRLLDTYWSDHCRHTTFLTRLEGVTIEDGPFSGPIAKAFVGYRNLRREVLAERAAEKDECLMDIALLPMRALRQAGKLEDQEQTSEINACSVIVDIDTTAAPAGHEEWLLMFKNETHNHPTEIEPFGGAATCLGGAIRDPLSGRAYVYHSMRVTGSGDPRTPIAETLSGKLPQRKITTEAAAGFASYGNQIGLCTGQVREYYDPGYVAKRMEIGAVVAAVPRAQVRREEPVPGDQIILVGGRTGRDGIGGATGSSKTHTEESIETCGAEVQKGDAPMERKLQRLFRRPEFSRLVKKCNDFGAGGVSVAIGELADGLAINLDVVPKKYEGLNGTELAIAESQERMALVVSPAEVARVLELAREENLEAVVVAQVTEERRLRMSWRGQVIADLSRDFLDTNGAPQQTRARVSAPTAATPFGTPKVGTQDLAGRWKAALQSLDTCSQRGLVEKFDSTIGAASVLVPFGGATRRTPAEAMVAKFPVLGGETRSASAMSHGFIPGIAKWSPFHGAVWAHVLAAARLVAVGADPSRLRYTLQEYFGKPGSDPLRWGAPLAALLGALEAELALGTPAIGGKDSMSGTFKDLDVPPTLVAFAVDVVKADQVISPEFKGADHDVVLLELPRTAEELPDWAALKTLYGRLGQLIREGRILSAKVLDMEGLAPALSVMAFGNALGLDLDGEREAAFWFAPQPGAFVVELPSSERPDLLFSGLDWALLGRTITEPVIRLDETILELPGLQAAWEAPLEPIFPTTEVGEAPAALPPFQPVAATERKAPAIRMSRPRVVVTAFPGSNCEYDCAQAFERAGAIAETVVFRNLDPQAVEESLEAMAQAISRSQIIMVPGGFSAGDEPEGSGKFIAAAYRNARVKDAVHELLHHRDGLMLGICNGFQALIKLGLVPYGEIREQSPDCPTLTFNNLRYTSRMATTRVVSNRSPWFSRLSPGDRHVVAIAHGEGRIVGPDATLRRLLAEGQVATQYVDLAGQPTLDLDFNPNGSAFAIEGLTSPDGRVLGKMAHAERVTSNVWRNVPGEKDMQLFQAGVAYFA
- a CDS encoding Hpt domain-containing protein, which codes for MSHSDSPILDSNTLEQLLTLDDGNLGLFLEMLELFKEDTPSRIEVLSPLLDAANAQELADVAHAIKGAASTMGAVRLRAAAAAIEASARTENLNGSTASMVQRLKDEYALAIEAMEAFRKSREA
- a CDS encoding DUF4388 domain-containing protein — its product is MHNPDFPRPLPLLMGALRQQRSEGELRLEQNDGTRHFFWVDGELVYIGSEVAGEQFGNYLLRQGVLDFAALNELLATGEAGRLGEKVVLWGLMTAEDRDLHLGVFLGQAMVHALEHPVIRCEWMPRPVSRELSQDLKFRLDHRHFVWGHFQEASHLADLVGALRAEEQWRWEAVPGILQDFSDLPFTPQMAFTLSCLGAEPLGFSTFMSLGSFGEQEAARFLASLWAIGALRLVEGSMPLAPPTPVPEPFRVAPDLPHSMPPTPPTVPELRLEEPVRPVAQASEAAAPVEVEAPAIELEEPPAEPGEDSLARARRLFLTGRHLLASERYGEALKALEGSLQLDPDSPQAYDPWLALGKLRLGNPAWSSRAIEAFQNAARLRPRSAEPWRLMGDLYDRKGFRANAQVCYRKALELDPASPVPALTALPEEVPESGMSGLLGRFKAMLTRADKRP